One Streptomyces sp. NBC_00523 genomic region harbors:
- a CDS encoding FAD-dependent oxidoreductase, with amino-acid sequence MAAHIGDRAVVLGGGIAGLFAARVLSESYHEVTVIDRDTLTGAYGPRSAAPQGHHIHALLARGQQVMEELFPGITRELTACGVPVGDFGSSLSWYFNGRMIRRTETGLVCVAAGRARLEAHLRERVTALPGVRLVERTDILGLVTTGRERVVGVRIQEKTPGSAERSLEADIVVDTTGRGSRTPRWLEELGFGQVPQERVDMDLTYTTCDFEGPLPFDPIGDDIALIPVATPAMPRGAIFARMPDRYSLSLNGILGDKPPTDLEGFLRYARTLPVPEIYEAVKDAVPMGKPHTFHFPASVRRHYELLPDLPEGLIVLGDAACTFNPVYAQGMTVSALGAALLAEHLKVGSPPKPTAFQRDLAQVIDAPWMMAAGADLGFPGVQGLRTLEVRMGNGYMPKLQAAATADPTLSEAFLRAAGMIDPPQALMSPEIMGRVFAAG; translated from the coding sequence ATGGCAGCACACATCGGCGACCGCGCGGTCGTGCTGGGCGGGGGGATCGCGGGGTTGTTCGCCGCGCGCGTCCTTTCCGAGTCGTACCACGAGGTGACCGTGATCGACCGGGACACCCTCACCGGCGCCTACGGTCCGCGCTCCGCCGCCCCACAGGGCCACCACATCCACGCACTGCTCGCCCGTGGGCAGCAGGTCATGGAGGAGCTCTTCCCGGGCATCACGCGCGAGCTGACGGCGTGCGGTGTGCCGGTCGGTGACTTCGGTTCCAGCCTGAGCTGGTACTTCAACGGGCGGATGATACGCAGGACGGAGACCGGTCTGGTCTGCGTTGCCGCCGGTCGTGCACGGCTGGAGGCTCACCTGCGCGAGCGCGTCACCGCGCTTCCCGGCGTGCGCTTGGTCGAGCGCACCGACATCCTCGGACTGGTCACGACCGGGCGGGAGCGGGTCGTCGGAGTACGGATACAGGAGAAGACGCCTGGGTCCGCCGAGAGGAGCCTGGAGGCCGACATCGTCGTCGACACCACGGGCCGCGGCTCCCGCACCCCGCGGTGGCTCGAGGAACTCGGTTTCGGGCAGGTGCCGCAGGAACGCGTCGACATGGATCTGACGTACACCACGTGCGACTTCGAGGGGCCGCTGCCCTTCGATCCGATCGGCGACGACATCGCGCTGATTCCCGTGGCGACGCCGGCGATGCCGCGTGGAGCGATCTTCGCCCGCATGCCGGACCGATACTCGCTCTCGCTCAACGGAATCCTCGGCGACAAGCCACCGACGGACCTCGAGGGTTTCCTCCGGTACGCCAGGACGCTGCCCGTCCCGGAGATCTACGAGGCGGTCAAGGACGCCGTTCCGATGGGCAAGCCCCACACCTTCCACTTCCCGGCCAGCGTGCGCCGGCACTACGAACTGCTGCCCGACCTGCCTGAGGGCCTGATCGTCCTGGGCGACGCGGCGTGCACGTTCAATCCGGTGTACGCGCAGGGCATGACCGTCTCCGCGCTGGGTGCTGCACTGCTCGCCGAGCATCTGAAGGTCGGATCGCCGCCCAAGCCCACCGCGTTCCAGCGGGACCTGGCCCAGGTGATCGACGCGCCGTGGATGATGGCCGCGGGCGCCGACCTGGGCTTCCCCGGAGTCCAGGGTCTGCGCACGCTTGAGGTTCGGATGGGCAACGGGTACATGCCCAAGCTGCAGGCCGCCGCCACGGCTGACCCCACTCTGTCCGAGGCCTTTCTGCGTGCGGCCGGCATGATCGACCCGCCGCAGGCTCTGATGAGCCCGGAGATCATGGGCCGTGTCTTCGCGGCAGGCTGA